The following nucleotide sequence is from Deferribacterota bacterium.
TATATCCTATATATAAGTTTAACCAAATATATAGTATATTTATTTATATTATTTTTATTTATATATAAATTTATATTTTTATCCCCATCCTTCTTATACCTTCCTTTATCTCATCTATAGAAGTTCCATCCTCTATAGTAGACAAATCACCAAGGTCTTCTTTGGTCCATAGCTTCTTTAGTACCCTTCTCATTATTTTTCCACTTCTAGTCTTTGGTAGCATTTTCACACACTCTATATCCTTAAAAACTATAATAGGACCCATTACATCTCTTACATGCTTTATTAATTCCTTCTTTAATTGAGGCGATGGTGAGTAGCCAGGTTTTAACACTACAAAAGCAGAACAAACCTCTCCTCTAAGTTCATCAGGAACACCTGATACGGCTGCTTCCCCTACTGCAGGATGATCCATTAAAATATTTTCTACCTCTATTGTTCCTACTCTGTGAGCAGCAATATTTATAACCTCATCAGATCTTCCTGTAAACCATATGTAGCCATCGGTATCAAAAGTAGCAGCATCGCCACAATAATAAGCACCTAACGTCCCAGGAGTTCTCTCCCAATATTCCCTTTTATATGATTCGGGATCCTTGTATAGAGTTGGTGTTAATCCTGGCCATGGCTTTTTAATGATAACAGTACCTTTTTCTCCAGGCAACAAAGACCTGCCAGTAAACTCATCAACAATATCTGATATTATTCCTGGTACTGGCTTACCAGCAGATCCTGGTTTTATAGGAAACATCTCTAGGCCGTATGGA
It contains:
- a CDS encoding AMP-binding protein; the encoded protein is DIIEKYKVTGIFFSPTGVRSLLMVGIEEARKHDLSSVERIVCAGEVLNPPAWKWLQKDVFNDKIPVIDHMWQTESSAPIFANPYGLEMFPIKPGSAGKPVPGIISDIVDEFTGRSLLPGEKGTVIIKKPWPGLTPTLYKDPESYKREYWERTPGTLGAYYCGDAATFDTDGYIWFTGRSDEVINIAAHRVGTIEVENILMDHPAVGEAAVSGVPDELRGEVCSAFVVLKPGYSPSPQLKKELIKHVRDVMGPIIVFKDIECVKMLPKTRSGKIMRRVLKKLWTKEDLGDLSTIEDGTSIDEIKEGIRRMGIKI